A region from the Neurospora crassa OR74A linkage group V, whole genome shotgun sequence genome encodes:
- the pca-6 gene encoding proteasome component PRE5, translated as MFRNNYDNDSVTFSPQGRIFQVEYAAEAVKQGSVVVGIASKTHAVLVAIKRNAEELSSYQKKLFPIDEHVGIAIAGLTSDARVLSNFMKQQSLGHRLTYGRNMPVRTLVDMIGSKAQINTQHYGKRPYGVGLLVAGVDDHGPHLFEFQPSGMTEEMVAFAIGARSQMARTYLEKNLEAFADCGREELIRHGLKALKESLVQDRELTIDNTSVAIVGVEKQEDGTTKPQPFMVYDGQDVSAWIESVADNQEAAPAAAEGEGMDVDS; from the exons ATGTTCAGGAACAACTACGACAACGACTCGGTCACATT CTCTCCGCAAGGGCGAATTTTCCAGGTCGAATATGCGGCGGAAGCAGTAAAGCAGggttcggtggtggtgggaattGCTAGCAAGACACACGCCGTCCTGGTAGCGATCAAG CGTAACGCCGAAGAACTCTCATCGTACCAAAAGAAGCTCTTTCCCATCGACGAACATGTcggcatcgccatcgccGGCCTCACCTCGGACGCGCGCGTCCTCTCCAACTTCATGAAGCAGCAGTCCCTCGGCCACCGCCTCACGTACGGCCGCAACATGCCCGTGCGGACCCTTGTCGACATGATCGGATCCAAGGCGCAGATCAACACGCAACACTACGGTAAGCGGCCCTACGGTGTCGGTCTCCTGGTCGCCGGCGTTGACGACCACGGCCCGCACCTTTTCGAGTTCCAGCCCAGCGGCATGACCGAGGAGATGGTGGCCTTTGCCATTGGCGCCCGCAGCCAGATGGCGCGCACATATTTGGAGAAGAACCTAGAGGCCTTTGCCGACTGCGGCCGCGAGGAGCTGATTCGTCATGGTCTCAAGGCGCTCAAGGAGAGCCTGGTGCAAGACCGCGAGTTGACCATCGACAATACCAGCGTCGCCATTGTGGGTGTCGAGAAGCAGGAGGACGGCACGACCAAGCCGCAGCCATTCATGGTGTACGATGGACAAGACGTCAGCGCATGGATAGAGAGTGTGGCGGATAACCAAGAGGCTGCCCCGGCAGCTGCCGAGGGCGAGGGTATGGATGTCGATAGCTAA
- a CDS encoding short chain dehydrogenase/reductase, variant — MDQPATHNSPRTWLITSALTPLAIRLIRQLLAHGDYIVACLPPQEIEHEDRSAEFRELINECKSNRKDREGWKDRIRPIRCDSRVMGQCGAAVAEAVQIFGRIDIMLCCRAEAVVGTVEELSTNPATQNLVRDQFETVYFSQVNFIKAALPQLRAQHTGHIMVLTSIGGHIGTPGMSFYTAAVWALEGFCDSLAYEIAPFNIKMTIVQPNKEILSLTNKLIFSPPLPQYEADLNPAPNIRDVLSTVLNSNPDTYIEQSEDEIQFRYPKLPPATLDKLVMETVHALTAIGGHENPPARHIVGFEGAIAVKEKLKTVTEELEDFVEVSLAVDIFDSELTAEARKGRSEMEDTQGMGVGEIPSSAGMGGFPGMGPMS, encoded by the exons ATGGACCAACCAGCAACCCATAACTCGCCGAGGACATGGCTCATAACGTCTGCGCTCACGCCACTCGCTATCCGGTTGATACGTCAGCTCCTGGCGCACGGCGACTACATAGTCGCCTGCCTACCACCACAGGAGATTGAGCACGAAGACCGCAGTGCCGAATTCCGTGAGCTCATCAACGAATGTAAGAGCAACCGCAAAGATCGTGAGGGATGGAAGGACCGGATCCGCCCCATCCGGTGTGATAGCCGCGTCATGGGCCAGTGCGGCGCTGCCGTCGCCGAAGCCGTCCAAATATTCGGGAGGATTGACATTATGCTGTGTTGTAGAGCTGAAG CCGTTGTGGGGACGGTTGAGGAACTATCAACCAACCCTGCGACGCAGAACCTGGTGAGGGACCAGTTCGAGACTGTCTACTTCTCGCAGGTGAACTTTATCAAGGCTGCCTTACCGCAGCTCAGAGCGCAACACACAGGACATATCATGGTTCTGACCAGCATTGGTGGCCACATTGGGACACCAGGCATGTCCTTTTACACAGCTGCCGTCTGGGCACTCGAGGGCTTCTGTGACTCGCTTGCATATGAGATTGCGCCCTTCAACATCAAGATGACGATTGTGCAGCCCAATAAGGAAATCCTAAGCCTAACCAACAAGCTCATATTCTCGCCGCCACTACCCCAGTACGAGGCCGACCTGAATCCGGCTCCGAATATTCGGGATGTCCTGTCCACCGTCCTGAACTCGAACCCGGACACGTACATTGAGCAAAGCGAAGACGAGATACAGTTCCGCTACCCGAAACTTCCGCCCGCCACTTTGGACAAGCTGGTCATGGAGACGGTGCATGCCTTGACAGCCATTGGCGGACACGAGAACCCGCCGGCAAGGCATATCGTTGGGTTCGAAGGTGCGATTGCCGTCAAAGAAAAGCTGAAGACGGTGACGGAGGAGCTGGAAGACTTTGTCGAAGTCAGTCTGGCCGTCGACATCTTTGACAGCGAGCTCACGGCCGAGGCAAGGAAGGGTAGGTCAGAGATGGAGGATACACAAGGCATGGGAGTGGGAGAGATTCCATCGAGTGCGGGAATGGGTGGCTTTCCTGGCATGGGACCAATGTCATGA
- a CDS encoding vacuolar protein sorting protein 55: MAAGLKTIIALSFVLAVGFLLVILSCALWKAYYPLLVVATYVLAPIPNWICSHCANPDDFVESSGAAVLDLGRFCTGFLVMMGLALPVVLANSAIITVPAMIMSVIGGLLIYGTIISFAMFFQEEQDF; this comes from the exons ATGGCAGCAGGACTCAAGACCATCATCGCGCTCTCCTTCGTCTTGGCGGTgggcttcctcctcgtcatcttgTCATGCGCACTATGGAAGGCATACTAcccgctgctggtggtggccaCCTACGTGTTGGCGCCCATACCCAACTGGATCTGCAGCCATTGCGCCAATCCGGACGACTTTGTTGAGAGCTCGGGCGCTGCGGTGTTGGATCTGGGTCGCTTCTGCACTGGTTTCCTGGTCATGATGGGACTTG CTCTTCCAGTTGTTCTCGCAAACTCGGCCATCATCACGGTCCCGGCCATGATCATGTCCGTTATCGGTGGCCTGTTGATCTATGGCACCATTATCAGCTTCGCCATGTTCTTCCAGGAAGAGCAAGACTTCTGA
- a CDS encoding para-aminobenzoic acid synthetase encodes MDDQPISESNTKMVTPTTHHHSIESFSESSSSHLCSSESNNTNGNHVSPAKTCSNEKKQKKHKILFLDAYDSFSNNITSLLTTLLDDVDVYVLSIDSPLLDPASPDFGKRFRRELAQYTAVVCGPGPGSPDNDADVGLMNYVWQLTGAAAEEAEDGEKGGEGGALLPVLGICLGFQSLVKYGGGEVKRLKRGLHGMVREVLHLPHGSGEGDGDGEGNGSSSSSIFRGVQPFKATLYHSLCGDIGQHEVSDADWEEGGAKWKPIERCPDLLPLAWVEEKREDGEVERILMGVKHMNKPFWGLQYHPESVCTEKEGNKVIENWFKEALSWNKKKRRVVVEVAEGERLAHQATKPSLLSMLQVPVGDEHMSSSTTSESNKMWWELMGTRPEHRSVTVRLPQGVQVSDVVEELGLDGSDKVVVLESANAAATASSRADVRGRYSIIAAGLEEALRLEYHTGDEYATFKLQQINGLQVDLSERVFLGSYGGIWGLVASFHETRSMGSGVELPDLPFLGGFIGFITYEQGLSDIDIRLETRPHHRPDVCLAWVTKSVVIDHRLGLAHIQELYSSDASLDDAAWMRSTADRLVSVSAHHRHPFLDDLPSPAKKVKTRHPSTSPSIQTPLIPEYEAKVKACQEFIAAGDSYELCLTDQTKITRPLSDMIPSSAPQENQGLQQQQQQQQQQRINSTFNRKQQQQRRSSSSSSPIPSSWHLYKKLRSRQPAPFASYLRLGGATLVSASPERFLTYNRHGRCSMRPMKGTVRKSEAVSTLEQAEKILHVPKEEAENLMIVDLVRHDLHSICGAGNVEVSDLLKVEEYQSVFQMITVVEGQLPPPSDDEKRYTGLDVLAASLPPGSMTGAPKKRSCELLQQIEQNSERSLYSGVVGYMCVSGRGDWSVTIRSLFRWDDERVTVQGQGEDGQSEEEHEVWHIGAGGAVTILSTPEGEREEMFTKLAGPLKVFAELG; translated from the coding sequence ATGGACGACCAACCCATATCCGAGTCTAACACCAAGATGGTTACACccaccacccatcatcaTTCTATTGAGTCTTTCTCCGagtcatcttcatcacaCCTTTGTTCGTCTGaatccaacaacaccaatgGCAACCATGTCTCTCCAGCAAAAACATGCAGCaacgagaagaagcaaaagaagcaCAAAATCCTTTTCCTAGACGCCTACGactccttctccaacaacatcacttccctcctcaccaccctcctcgacGATGTAGACGTTTACGTCCTCTCCATCGACTCACCCCTCCTGGATCCTGCCTCGCCCGATTTTGGCAAACGGTTCCGCAGGGAACTTGCCCAGTACACGGCCGTGGTATGCGGTCCCGGGCCGGGGTCGCCCGACAACGATGCGGATGTTGGGCTGATGAATTATGTGTGGCAGCTtactggtgctgctgctgaggaagcggaggatggagaaaaggggggagaAGGTGGTGCACTCCTACCCGTCCTGGGTATCTGTCTCGGGTTTCAGAGCTTGGTGAAGTATGGTGGTGGGGAGGTGAAGAGGCTGAAGAGGGGGTTGCATGGGATGGTTAGGGAGGTTTTGCATCTTCCCCACGGCAGCGGCGAAGGCGATGGTGACGGTGAGGgcaacggcagcagcagcagcagcatcttTCGGGGCGTTCAACCGTTCAAGGCGACGCTTTATCACTCGCTTTGTGGCGATATTGGCCAGCATGAGGTTTCTGACGCGGactgggaggagggaggtgcGAAATGGAAGCCCATCGAAAGGTGTCCAGATCTCTTGCCGCTGGCGTGGGTAGAAGAGAAGCGCGAGGACGGGGAGGTGGAGAGAATCCTGATGGGAGTAAAGCACATGAACAAACCTTTCTGGGGGCTGCAGTACCACCCTGAATCGGTGTGTAcagagaaagaggggaaCAAAGTCATTGAGAACTGGTTCAAAGAAGCGCTGAGTtggaacaaaaagaagaggagggtggtggtggaagttgCCGAAGGCGAGAGGTTGGCGCACCAGGCTACTAAGCCTAGTCTGTTGTCAATGTTACAAGTTCCGGTTGGCGACGAGCACATGTCGTCTTCTACTACTAGCGAGAGCAACAAGATGTGGTGGGAGCTCATGGGAACGAGACCTGAGCACCGTTCTGTTACGGTCCGTCTGCCGCAAGGCGTGCAGGTGTCGGACgtggtggaggagctggGCCTGGATGGCTCCGACAaggtggtggttttggaaTCTGCAAACGCGGCTGCTACGGCGTCGTCGAGAGCAGATGTGCGAGGTCGATACAGCATCATCGCAGCGGGGCTGGAAGAGGCACTGCGGCTGGAGTACCACACTGGTGATGAGTATGCTACTTTCAAGCTCCAGCAGATCAACGGCTTGCAGGTGGATCTGTCTGAACGGGTCTTCCTCGGTTCTTACGGCGGTATATGGGGCCTCGTGGCCAGTTTTCATGAGACGCGGAGCATGGGGAGTGGTGTTGAGCTTCCCGATCTACCGTTCCTGGGAGGATTCATAGGTTTCATCACCTATGAACAAGGCCTGAGTGACATCGACATCCGTCTGGAAACACGCCCACACCACCGACCTGACGTCTGTCTGGCATGGGTAACAAAGAGCGTGGTCATAGATCACCGTCTTGGCTTGGCCCATATCCAGGAGTTATATTCTTCTGATGCAAGCTTGGACGATGCTGCCTGGATGCGGAGCACCGCAGACCGACTTGTTTCAGTCTCTGCCCATCACCGACACCCATTTCTCGACGACTTGCCTTCACCCGCCAAGAAGGTGAAGACGCGCCATCCTTCTACAAGCCCCTCAATACAGACACCTCTGATACCGGAATACGAGGCCAAGGTCAAGGCCTGTCAAGAGTTCATCGCAGCCGGCGACTCTTACGAGCTCTGTCTCACAGACCAAACCAAGATCACTCGGCCCCTGAGCGACATGATCCCGTCATCTGCTCCACAAGAAAATCAAGGActgcaacaacagcaacaacaacaacaacaacagcgaaTAAACTCAACCTTCAACcgaaagcagcagcaacagcgtcgctcctcctcctcctcctcccccatcccctcctcctggcATCTCTACAAAAAGCTCCGCTCCCGACAACCAGCCCCATTCGCGTCCTACCTGCGCCTCGGCGGCGCGACGCTCGTCAGCGCCTCGCCCGAGCGGTTCTTGACGTACAACCGGCACGGGCGGTGCTCAATGCGGCCGATGAAGGGAACAGTGCGCAAGTCGGAAGCGGTCTCGACGCTCGAGCAGGCAGAGAAGATTCTGCACGTGCCCAAGGAGGAAGCCGAGAACCTGATGATTGTCGACTTGGTCCGGCACGACTTGCATTCGATTTGCGGGGCGGGTAACGTTGAGGTGAGCGATCTGCTCAAGGTGGAGGAGTATCAGAGTGTGTTTCAGATGATTACTGTTGTTGAAGGGCAGCTACCCCCACCCTCTGATGACGAGAAGAGATACACGGGACTGGACGTCCTCGCGGCTAGTCTGCCGCCGGGAAGCATGACGGGAGCCCCCAAGAAACGCAGCTGCGAGCTGTTGCAGCAAATTGAGCAGAACAGTGAGCGCAGTTTGTACTCGGGTGTTGTTGGCTACATGTGTGTCAGCGGCAGAGGAGATTGGAGCGTGACGATCCGAAGTCTGTTCCGGTGGGACGATGAGCGGGTAACTGTGCAGggacaaggagaagatggCCAGAGTGAGGAAGAACATGAGGTGTGGCATATTGGCGCTGGAGGAGCGGTTACCATTCTGAGTACCCCTGAGGGTGAGCGGGAGGAAATGTTTACGAAACTCGCTGGGCCGTTGAAGGTGTTTGCGGAGCTGGGTTAG
- a CDS encoding ClpTM1 domain-containing protein has product MPEGNGAQRQPARQEEQQGSSMFSKILQAVAMWVLMQLVMKQFMGGGQNTATVQDATGQTVQVSTSVPSYDQRPQRLDDGTVYNRIPQLIAPIWPENSQVDIIVTISPSFVPTPLKQTSADKVVFREKKFTIGNWSDARTEERTIDIPTEVQKNGTLWGHFYVGLSGALLDPTQPNYDSGSAYHFVWPLTHYIPRKKEFKTRNLLAGKEDAVEEAEEVEVEQPSGPIITNYYHPNISLSFIPNTGSMPFAQTHPAVRQFLRLEATGARDGTGQNTWYYPILFVNTFWQLKSQMTIINETIKTMPMRIDLNNLAEWKFKTMASIDLSAKEAARAAAFGNPLTTGSDGSEIEMIKEILLDSNPILLGVTIFASIAHMILETLAFGSDIAHYRKKKDNVGISVRSILANVFMQTIIFLYLVDQSQNTSWMILGSQGVGILIELWKITTVVNVRIRPAPGSIIPYRISFEDKHKLSETEEKTKEYDEIAFKYMYMAGVPLLMAYAIYSLIYDTHKSWYSFVIATLVGSVYAYGFLMMVPSLYINYRLKSVAHMPGKAMMYKFLNTFIDDLFAFTIKMPFLHRLATFRDDIIFFIYLYQRWAYKVDYTRVNEFGQGGEDDAVEEKKAEGQKAAFHAPTEEQTVGTTSAKASGTETGKAKKRK; this is encoded by the exons ATGCCCGAAGGAAATGGCGCCCAGCGCCAGCCTGCGCGGCAGGAGGAACAGCAAGGC TCTTCCATGTTTTCCAAGATCCTCCAGGCCGTTGCAATGTGGGTCTTGATGCAGCTTGTCATGAAGCAGTTTATGGGTGGTGGACAGAACACAGCAACAGTTCAGGATGCAACCGGTCAGACCGTCCAAGTCTCGACAAGCGTACCCTCGTACGACCAGCGCCCTCAACGGCTCGATGACGGTACAGTCTACAACCGGATCCCCCAGCTCATTGCGCCCATCTGGCCCGAGAACAGCCAGGTTGATATCATAGTCACCATTTCCCCGTCCTTCGTTCCGACCCCGTTGAAGCAGACCTCGGCGGATAAGGTGGTGTTCCGAGAAAAGAAGTTCACAATCGGCAACTGGAGCGACGCGCGCACTGAGGAAAGGACCATCGACATTCCCACCGAGGTTCAGAAGAATGGCACGCTTTGGGGGCATTTCTATGTTGGCTTGTCTGGTGCCCTCCTCGACCCGACCCAGCCAAACTACGATTCTGGATCGGCATACCATTTTGTGTGGCCATTAACCCACTACATTCCCCGAAAGAAGGAATTCAAGACCAGGAACCTACTTGCGGGCAAGGAGGATGCTGttgaggaggcggaggaggtggaagtaGAGCAACCATCGGgacccatcatcaccaactaCTACCACCCCAACATTTCGCTCTCCTTCATCCCCAATACCGGTTCCATGCCTTTTGCCCAAACACACCCAGCTGTCCGCCAGTTTCTCCGTCTCGAGGCCACCGGTGCAAGGGACGGCACCGGTCAGAACACTTGGTACTACCCGATCCTCTTTGTCAATACCTTCTGGCAGCTTAAGAGTCAGATGACCATCATCAACGAGACGATCAAGACCATGCCGATGCGCATTGATCTAAACAACCTGGCGGAATGGAAGTTCAAGACCATGGCGTCTATCGACCTCAGCGCCAAGGAAGCGGCGCGTGCGGCGGCTTTCGGAAATCCCCTGACCACGGGCAGCGATGGTAGCGAGATCGAAATGATCAAGGAAATCTTGCTGGATTCGAATCCCATCCTCCTCGGAGTCACTATTTTTGCCAGTATTGCGCACATGATTCTCGAAACGCTTGCGTTTGGTTCCGACATTGCTCATTAtcgcaagaagaaggacaacgTTGGCATCTCGGTGCGCTCCATCCTCGCCAATGTGTTCATGCaaaccatcatcttcttgtaTCTGGTCGACCAGTCGCAAAATACTAGCTGGATGATTCTCGGTTCTCAGGGCGTCGGTATTCTCATCGAGTTATGGAAGATTACGACGGTGGTTAACGTGCGGATTCGGCCTGCACCCGGATCCATCATACCATACCGTATTTCCTTTGAGGACAAGCATAAGCTCAGCGAGACAGAGGAAAAGACCAAGGAGTACGATGAGATTGCTTTCAAGTACATGTACATGGCGGGCGTTCCTCTTCTGATGGCTTATGCTATCTACTCGCTGATCTACGACACCCACAAGTCGTGGTACTCATTCGTCATCGCCACCCTTGTTGGCTCGGTTTACGCCTATGGATTCCTGATGATGGTTCCCTCGCTGTACATCAACTATCGTCTCAAGAGCGTTGCTCACATGCCTGGCAAGGCCATGATGTACAAGTTCCTCAACACCTTCATCGACGACTTGTTTGCTTTCACCATCAAAATGCCGTTCCTCCATCGCCTTGCTACGTTCCGCGATGATATCATCTTCTTTATCTATCTGTATCAGAGATGGGCTTACAAGGTCGACTACACCCGTGTCAACGAGTTCGGACAGGGTGGCGAGGATGACGCCgtcgaggaaaagaaggcggAGGGGCAGAAGGCGGCATTTCATGCACCGACTGAAGAACAGACTGTGGGAACTACATCCGCGAAGGCTAGCGGAACGGAGACTGGCaaagcgaagaagaggaagtga
- a CDS encoding protein transporter sec22, with amino-acid sequence MIRSTQIARLDGLMLCASVDDEATESSLSEVKSQVKLILRRLTRTSEPQASIESGSLYTLHYLIQSDIVYFAITDRSYPRKLAFTYLSDIAGEFATTHTPAQLMNPTLRPYAFMDFDSFISRTKATYSDTRATQNLDKLHDELRDVTKVMTKNIEDLLYRGDSLERMGELSSRLRDDSKKYKRAAVKINWDLLLKQYGPFAAVGSIIIFFLWWRFFF; translated from the exons ATGATCCGCTCAACACAAATTGCACGGCTGGATG GCCTCATGCTCTGCGCTTCCGTCGACGACGAAGCAACTGAATCCTCCCTCAGCGAAGTCAAGTCCCAAGTCAAACTAATTCTGCGCCGCCTAACGCGCACCTCGGAACCGCAAGCCAGCATCGAGAGCGGCTCTCTCTACACGCTGCACTACCTGATTCAGTCCGACATCGTATACTTCGCCATTACGGACCGGTCGTACCCGCGCAAGCTAGCCTTCACCTACCTTTCCGACATTGCGGGCGAGTTCGCGACGACGCACACCCCGGCACAGCTCATGAACCCGACGCTGCGGCCCTATGCCTTTATGGACTTTGACAGCTTCATCAGCCGCACCAAGGCGACTTACAGCGACACGCGTGCGACTCAGAACCTGGATAAGCTGCATGATGAGCTTAGGGACGTGACCAAAGTCATGACCAAGAACATTGAGGATCTGCTGTACCGCGGCGACAGCCTGGAGCGCATGGGCGAGCTGAGCAGTAGGCTGAGGGACGATAGCAAGAAGTACAAGAGGGCGGCTGTTAAGATCAACTGGGATTTGCTGCTGAAGCAGTACGGCCCCTTTGCGGCGGTCGGTTCCAttatcatcttcttcttgtggTGGAGATTCTTCTTTTGA
- a CDS encoding killer toxin sensitivity protein, with product MAPSAQTHHRSHSLLLFQKLLNLRDSASPLTLILDTLEQGAGPLLQEFINRGKLARSKILFVSFTTARKPRNVDIFIKARGKSVTALITEIASHCAPVNSQTPKDTATNSQKCLIVVDSLNPLASKEPHVLPLFFGSIINPFASLVAVYHNDVPLVLPRTVNEYEPHPLTLLSHMATAIFKVSSLYQAVETKRAQMRSLREPEWGLHEGREGVLVGLRTGHQPEGLVVEMEMRRRSGRAVAERFILSPSRGGAGAGLSLLSDHPLFAPAKDAEGGAEGEMADSTFNLGLTEKQRNDREGIVLPYFDAQTEVGGGEGGRILYDMGREDDFDEEEDEI from the exons ATGGCGCCTTCGGCTCAAACGCATCATCGCTCCCACAGCCTGCTGCTCTTCCAGAAGCTGCTGAACCTTCGAGACAGCGCAAGCCCACTCACACTTATTCTCGATACCCTTGAGCAAGGTGCGGGACCTCTTTTACAGGAATTCATCAACAGAGGCAAA CTTGCCCGAAGTAAAATACTCTTTGTGTCGTTTACTACCGCCAGGAAGCCCCGCAATGTCGATATCTTCATAAAGGCCAGGGGCAAGTCAGTCACGGCTCTCATAACCGAGATCGCCTCACATTGTGCTCCTGTCAACAGTCAAACACCCAAAGACACTGCAACAAACTCCCAAA AATGTTTGATCGTGGTTGACTCGCTTAACCCCCTCGCCTCCAAAGAGCCGCACGtccttcccctcttcttcggcagcatcatcaacccGTTCGCCTCCCTCGTCGCCGTCTACCACAACGATGTACCTCTCGTTCTTCCCCGAACCGTCAATGAGTACGAACCCCACCCGCTCACCCTGCTGTCACACATGGCCACCGCCATCTTCAAAGTGTCAAGTCTCTACCAGGCCGTCGAGACCAAGCGGGCGCAAATGCGGAGTTTGCGCGAGCCGGAATGGGGGTTACACGAAGGGCGTGAAGGCGTGCTTGTTGGTCTGCGGACGGGCCACCAGCCCGAGGGACTCgtggtggagatggagatgaggaGGCGCAGCGGGAGAGCCGTGGCTGAACGGTTCATTCTCAGCCCATCAAGAGGCGGTGCCGGCGCGGGTCTGTCACTGCTTTCGGACCACCCGCTGTTTGCGCCAGCGAAGGACGCGGAGGGCGGTGCGGAGGGGGAGATGGCGGATTCCACGTTCAATTTGGGGTTGACGGAGAAGCAGAGGAATGACAGGGAAGGAATTGTGTTGCCGTACTTTGACGCGCAGACAgaggttggtggaggagaaggggggcgGATCCTGTATGACATGGGGAGGGAAGATGAttttgatgaggaggaggacgagatcTGA
- a CDS encoding short chain dehydrogenase/reductase has protein sequence MVDRKPSEAAPTTSGRQSHAIPAASFPTHNSPRTWLITSALTPLAIRLIRQLLAHGDYIVACLPPQEIEHEDRSAEFRELINECKSNRKDREGWKDRIRPIRCDSRVMGQCGAAVAEAVQIFGRIDIMLCCRAEAVVGTVEELSTNPATQNLVRDQFETVYFSQVNFIKAALPQLRAQHTGHIMVLTSIGGHIGTPGMSFYTAAVWALEGFCDSLAYEIAPFNIKMTIVQPNKEILSLTNKLIFSPPLPQYEADLNPAPNIRDVLSTVLNSNPDTYIEQSEDEIQFRYPKLPPATLDKLVMETVHALTAIGGHENPPARHIVGFEGAIAVKEKLKTVTEELEDFVEVSLAVDIFDSELTAEARKGRSEMEDTQGMGVGEIPSSAGMGGFPGMGPMS, from the exons ATGGTGGACCGCAAGCCTTCGGAAGCTGCGCCGACCACGAGCGGAAGACAGTCTCATGCGATTCCTGCAGCATCATTCC CAACCCATAACTCGCCGAGGACATGGCTCATAACGTCTGCGCTCACGCCACTCGCTATCCGGTTGATACGTCAGCTCCTGGCGCACGGCGACTACATAGTCGCCTGCCTACCACCACAGGAGATTGAGCACGAAGACCGCAGTGCCGAATTCCGTGAGCTCATCAACGAATGTAAGAGCAACCGCAAAGATCGTGAGGGATGGAAGGACCGGATCCGCCCCATCCGGTGTGATAGCCGCGTCATGGGCCAGTGCGGCGCTGCCGTCGCCGAAGCCGTCCAAATATTCGGGAGGATTGACATTATGCTGTGTTGTAGAGCTGAAG CCGTTGTGGGGACGGTTGAGGAACTATCAACCAACCCTGCGACGCAGAACCTGGTGAGGGACCAGTTCGAGACTGTCTACTTCTCGCAGGTGAACTTTATCAAGGCTGCCTTACCGCAGCTCAGAGCGCAACACACAGGACATATCATGGTTCTGACCAGCATTGGTGGCCACATTGGGACACCAGGCATGTCCTTTTACACAGCTGCCGTCTGGGCACTCGAGGGCTTCTGTGACTCGCTTGCATATGAGATTGCGCCCTTCAACATCAAGATGACGATTGTGCAGCCCAATAAGGAAATCCTAAGCCTAACCAACAAGCTCATATTCTCGCCGCCACTACCCCAGTACGAGGCCGACCTGAATCCGGCTCCGAATATTCGGGATGTCCTGTCCACCGTCCTGAACTCGAACCCGGACACGTACATTGAGCAAAGCGAAGACGAGATACAGTTCCGCTACCCGAAACTTCCGCCCGCCACTTTGGACAAGCTGGTCATGGAGACGGTGCATGCCTTGACAGCCATTGGCGGACACGAGAACCCGCCGGCAAGGCATATCGTTGGGTTCGAAGGTGCGATTGCCGTCAAAGAAAAGCTGAAGACGGTGACGGAGGAGCTGGAAGACTTTGTCGAAGTCAGTCTGGCCGTCGACATCTTTGACAGCGAGCTCACGGCCGAGGCAAGGAAGGGTAGGTCAGAGATGGAGGATACACAAGGCATGGGAGTGGGAGAGATTCCATCGAGTGCGGGAATGGGTGGCTTTCCTGGCATGGGACCAATGTCATGA